The genome window TACGATTGGACGGTGAATGCCGCCAACAAGCTGAGCGTGTCCTATAACTTTGATCGGTCAAAAAATAGGAACCAGACTTTTGATGTCCCTACTTATGGAGATTCCGCCAACGGCATCGAGGGTCCTTCCAAGATCAATTCCGTCAATTTCAATATCTTCACCACGGTGTCGGCAAAGCAGGTCAACGAAGGCCATTTCGGTTTTTCTCGGGAAGACCGGCCGCGCTCCGGGGTGGCCTCCAACGTGCCCGCTGATACTGCCATGGGGTTTGCCACAACCTTCCGGTTTGGAGACCCTTTTTTTCTCGAGCCCAAGGTGGATGAAGTGTTCAAGCGTTTTCAGATGCGCGACAATTTCTCCATCCTTGCGGGCAAGCACACCATTAAGTTCGGGGGCGAATGGCTGCACAGCAACAATGCCCAGGTATTCCGCGGATTCTTCACTGGCCGCTATATCTTCGATTCGGTGGTGGGCTTTCTGCATTACGCTTCACCGGCAAGCACAGGTCCGGGCTTTGGCCCGGCCGCGGCTGAGTGTCCTGACGGAACGTTCGTCACCGGGGTGGGAGGTGCATGCACGTCCAGCCCGCTGCTCCTGTATCTCCAGCATGCAGGCACCAACGGAACGACCACCGATGCCGCCGGCGCTTCCGACATCGACAATGAAAACTACGCTGTCTTTCTTCAGGATAAGTGGCAGATCCTGCCCAACCTGACCCTGGATTACGGCTTGCGCTGGGAGGCGCAGATCTTCCCCGATCCGGTCATCGCTCCGGGGAAGACGGCATACGGTGTGAACTTGAGCGATCCCAGATTTCCATCTACGGGAAAGATTCCCAACGCTACCAAAATGTTTCAGCCCCGGTTGGGTCTGGCCTGGGACATCCTCAACAACGGCAAGTCTGTGATCCGCGCCAACTGGGGAATCTACAACGCGCAGCAGAACATGCTCACGCAGGTCGGCGCCATAACCACCAATGGAGTGCAGCAGCAAACTTTGTTCTCGGGCGATGTGCCGGGCGGCTTCGTCGGTGCCACCGGCTTCGATACGCCGGGCCCCACCTGGCCCAATCCTATTACTCCTGCCGCACTGCCACCGGGAACGTTTCCATTCCAGCCGGGGGTCACGGTGTTTGACAGGCACTACAAGAATCCGCGCATCTACACTGCCAATTTCGGCTTCTCCCAGGAACTAGCTCCCAACTGGGAGGGATATCTTGATCTGACCTGGTCCAAAGGCGTGTATCTCACCCGGTTTGTGGATCCCAATACCGGTTCCACGGTGACGACGCCGCTCAACGGTGACACGGTGACTTACAGCGGCGCCGCGCCGTTCCCCAACCTGGGATCGATCACCGACACGCAGAGCACGGCCCATTCGCTCTATCGCGGCATGACGGTGGGAGTGCGCAAGCGCTTCAGCCGTAACTTCCAGATGGAAGCCAACTACGTGCTCTCGGAAGACCTGGATGACGACTCCAATGAACGTGATCCGTTCACCTTCCGCTATTTCAACCGCTTCAACTTCCGCAAAGATTATTCGTTCTCTGACCGCGACAGCCGTCACAAATTTAATCTTTACACTTTTGTCAAGCTACCGGCGGGCGTCAACTTCAGCGGAAGAATCCAGGCGCACACGGCACAACCGATTACCGACAATCCTTTAGGCACAGGCACCGGGCCGGCGTGCAGTTCCAACAACTCCATCACCCGGGTGGTCAACGGCATTGATTGCGGCCGTAACCACCTGCGCAAAGACAATGGCTTCTTCACCTTTGACTGGCGGGCAGACCGGCCCTTCCACTTCGGAGAACGTTATGCCCTGATTCCCATGGTGGAGATGTTCAACAGCTTCAACAACAAGAACAACATCAATCCGCTGGTGACGCCGGGACTGTTCAATTTTGATGGTTTCCTTCGTCAGGGCGTGGGCGATCCGCTGCAAGCACAACTGGCGCTGAAATTTACCTTCTGAGTTGAGGATTTTCATCCTGAGGGCCGGCTTTTCCGGCCCTCAGCCTGATTTTCCCGGTTAGAGTAGTGCCCCCACCCCCATTACTCAGTAGTGGACGCTGCTCTAAATCCTTAGTAATCAATTTCTTACGCGTGAGGACCAAGTAGTCTAAAAACGGCTCCAGGTTACAAAGCAGCAATACAGTACTCAGAAAAAGCAACCGCAAAAACCTCGCCGCAGATCAACGCAGATTTTTGGAAGATTGTAGGCGCCCCCCACCCCACTTGCTAGCAGGCCGTTGAAGGGCCCCAAATCGACGTCTGACCCGTCATTACTTGCGAAAATCAATCCGGAGCAGGGGACTTGCTGCTTTAGACCCAGTCCTCAGTCCTTAGTCCTCAGAATCTGATTGGAATTTCTCCCGATCTAATCTGTCAGCCATGTGCCCGGTCTTTGCCCGTTTTTACCGCTTCCGCACCCTACACTTGCTGGCTAGTGATTTGAGCCTCTCAGATCGCGTCTGCCCCTCGTCATTACTGGCGAAAATCAATCCGTGGCAGGGGACTAGCTGACGTAGCAGTCCTCAGAATCCCGAGTCGCACCAAATTTTCAAAGAGCTAAAGGGCCTGAACCCCGGCATTCTTTGAATGCCTTAACGTAAACACACGTCTGGCACAATGATGGCATACAGTCCCTCAGGAATGAGCTTTTTGATATCAGAGTGATACCGTTTTCAATTGAGACCGGGGGCCTGACACTGCAAGGGCAGCGCGTACCGACATCCCCATCATAAGGTACGGTTCCGCTACCGAGCACCTCTTTCCCGAAACAGAACTTGTGCCGAAATAGGAATATCGCTTAGAGGGACGTTTTTGCTGTTACTCCGCGCCCGCCGCAGATTCGGCTCCAAGAGCGTAGCCCATCCTAATAGCTGAACGGTTGCCCACCAGATTGGCGTACTAAAAGAGGGATGCCAAGATGAGACTTCAGGGCTTTTTCGCTCTGCCACAAAGGCAGAAGTGGATAAGAAATATTTTCAGCACTGAAATGCAAGTAGGTTACAATGACCAGCCAATTCAACAAATGGATCTCCGCAAGCTGCCTGCGCAAGAACTTTTGCAGCTTTGTCTCCAATCAGGAGACCAGGCTACGTGGCTGGAGTTTGTGCGCCGCTTCCAGCCGCTCATAACATGCGTAATCATCAAAAGCATTCGCCGCTGGAGCAACCCCGCGCCGGCCCTTGTGGATGACCTTGTCCAAGACACTTATCTTAAGCTGTGCGCCAACAACTTTCGGGCTTTGCGCGAATTTGACTGTCAGCATGAACACGCGTTGTTTGGGTTTTTGAAAGTTGTAGCTTCCAACGTCGTACAAGATCACTTCCGCAGTTCCTACAGCCAAAAGCGCGGCAGTGGCAAAGAAGAGGAAGAACTTGACCAGATTCAAATCGTCGCACCTTCCAGCAGCAGCTTCTCTGAAAGCGCGGACAGGAATATTCTCATCGGGGAAATCAAGCAATGCCTGGAGACACACGCAGCCGAACCAAACTTTACGCGCGATTACGCGATCTTCTGGCTTTACTACCAGCAGGGACTCACGGCCAAAGCCATTTCCAAACTTCCCACGATCGGCTTGAGCGTAAAGGGTGTAGAGAGCACGCTACTACGCCTGACCCGGCTGGTGAAGGAAAAGATGAATGACAGACCGGGGCGAACAACAGCTTCCGGCCGAACACCGGCTGCAAGCCGATCCGGGATTTCCGGCGCTTGAGGGTCCGGCGCCTGAAGGTATGACCGGCTGGCTTACGTTTATAGAAAGGAGTAGTGGGCGAGGTGGAGCAGCAATCGTTACACTTGAGCGATGCTCAAATCGAGCAGTACGGCAACACGTCTAGCGCTACAGGAGCGGAAGCCGGCCAGCAGATTGAGACCCACCTTGCTGACTGTCCAGCTTGCTGCCATCGCCTGCTGGTGTCGCAACGCGTCCGCTTCGCTCTCATGGGGGATTCTCCCGTGAATACCGCATCGTTCCCAGATCGCCGTGGCCCGCATTGCCCGAGCGAAGATGATCTGCGCAATCTAGCTGCCGGCCTTTACCCACCTGATCAAGCCACCAAACTCACCGAGCACGCCGCTCAATGCGACCACTGCGGAGCTTTGCTCCGGATGTATTCGGAAGATTTTTCTGAAGAACTGGGCAAAGAAGATGAAGCAGTGCTGGGAGAGCTGAAGAGTTCGTCAGCAGGATGGCAAAAGAAGCTGGTTTCACAAATATTTACCAGCTCAGGAACGGCCCCAGAGAAATCTGCAAAGAGGTCTTCCTTTTGGCGGTGGGTACTTGTTCCCACGGCTGCCACGGTTTGCGCGGCGGTCGCCTTTGCGGTCTGGTACTCGCAACGGGAAACACCGGAAAAAGTAGAGAAGCTGCTTGCCCAGGCGTATACGGAGCAGCGCACGATAGAGATGCGCTTCCCGGGCGCAGCTTGGGCTCCGGTGCGCGTGATCCGAGGCGAAGAAGATTCCAGATTTTCAAAGCCGGCTCCACTGTTAGACGCCGAGGGGATTATTCGGCACAAGCAAGCCGCAGATCCAAATGATGCCGAATGGTTAAGGGCCAAGGCTGAAGCAGATATACTCGACCGCAACCCGGAGCCGGCAATTGCCGGTCTCAACCAAGCTCTCGCATCTCGTCCTGCATCAGTGCCGCTGATGCTCGATTTGTCAATCGCTTACGTTCAGCAGGCACAGAGTTCTCATGATCGGCAGAATTACGCCAAAGCAATCGAGCTTCTTACCAAGATCACGCGAAATGATCCAGGAAATAGAGAAGCCATATTCAATCTCGCCTTGACTTACACTCGCTCGGAAATGTGGGACCAGGCGGCAGCGACCTGGGAAGCCTACCTGCGACTCGATCCTGAGGGGCCGTGGGCCCAGGAAGCAAAGCAGAACCTTGATTTGGCCAAGTCAAAGTTGAAAGCCAGCCTGCAAGGCCCTCCTGAAGCTTCAATGGACGCTGGCACGTTCCTTCGGCTGTCTGACGCAGAAGTGAATTTCAATTCGGAACGATATCAGGATATGGCGTTATTGCATTGGCTCGCGCCAGCTATGGCCGATCCCCACAATGAAGAGCATCGCGCAATCTCGCGGTTGGCAGGAGTCATGTCGCACAACCATTCTGATTTGTGGCTCCAAGATTTTCTCGGCTCCCCAACGACTCGTGATTCCTCTGGAGCACGGGCCCTCAGTGCTGCTTTCACGGCAAATACCAAGGGACACTACGCCGAAGCCATCAAACAATCTCACCTAGCCGAAGAGCTCTTTCATAGCCAACACGATTTCCCGGGTGAATTACGCGCTCGTTATGAATCCGTGTACGCCAGTCAGCGGTTCTTGCATGGAAAGGAGTGCCTTGTTCGCGCTGATCCGCTCGAAACGGCCGTGGCCGCGACTACCTATCATTGGTTGCAGTCGCAAGTCGCCTTGGAGCGAGCTATCTGTTTGAACTTTACCAGCAATCTATCGGCGGTCAGTTCAGAGTTATCCTCCAGTCTCAATACCGCAAAGAGATTTCATTTCCCTATTCTGGCTCTGCGAAATATCGGCATTTCTCAAGGCTTGGAGATTCAGCAAGGCAAATACGATGCAGCTTGGGAAGCAGGACTTCAAGGCCTAGGTGACTACTGGACAGGTCCGCCCTCGGGTCAGAGGGTATATCAGTTCTATGTCGGCTTGGCACTGAGCGCTGAACACAGGGAGCTTTGGTCTGCAGCGGAGGTTCTGCTACGCCACGCAATAAACATTCTGACAGAGGAAGATTCGATTCAGCGCGGGGCAGCGCTGCTCGAATTGGCAAAAATCCTAATTGCCGAAAAGCAAGACTCCACCGCAGAGGATGAACTGATTGAGGCGAACCGGTTATTCGATCGTGAGCCCGGGGAACCCACGGCACGTAGCTACCTCCTGGCCGGCAAGATCGGGCTGGCCGAGCTCCAGTTCAAGCGTGGCAGGCCGGCGGAAGCACTTTCCACGCTTGAACCGGTACAAGAACTGTTGTCAGAAACAGATGGCTACTTTGTATCTCTCCGCTATTATCAGTTGTTCGGCAACATCAGCCTTCAGCTCAAGCAGCTTGATCGAGCGTCGGAAGCATATAAGTCAGCCGTTGTCATTGTCGAGAAATCGCTTGGTGGGATTAAGAATGACAGTGACCGGCTTCAATGGATGCAGGCTGCAGACGACGCCTATCGCGGCCTAGTACGAGTACTGATCGAGGAGCGCAATCAAGCGGATTCTTTGAGACTCTGGGAGTGGCAGGAGAGCCGCCCATCTCAGGAAAGCACGGTTTCTGCAACCCATCTTGTGAAAGACGGCAGGATCAGTTGGCCAAGGATTTGGGCGAGTGCTGCAGGAGTTTCCTGGCATGAAGGCAACGCTGTTCGCATTATTTATGCCGTTTTCAATGACGGGATACAGATCTGGACGATCAGCAGCGACAAGCTCACAACGGCCTGGGTGCCAACAACAAGAGTGCAGTTGGAGAAGATGATCCAACAGTTCTCGCAAGGCTGCGCGCGGCCCGATTCTCCTCTGGCCGAGGTGCAGCAACAGGGGCAAGACTTGTTCAGCTTGCTCCTGCAACCTGTGATCGATGAGCTGCCTGCGGGTTCGGTGGTTGCCGTTGAACTGGATCGTTCTTTGGCAGGGCTTCCAGTGGAGGCGTTGCGCAGTCCGGCGGGGTGGTATTTTGCCGAGAGATACCCCGTGATTTATTCGCCGGGGGTTGTCCGTGAAAAACACCTTCGCAATCCAGAACCAGTCAACGCGAGCAGATCGTTTTTGCTGGCCGATGCGTCAGAGGGTAGCGGCGGGAGCTATCTACCCGGCAGTGAACTTGAGCGGGAAACCATTTCACGACTCTTTCCGAGGAAAAAGATCATTGGCTCCGAGGCAGGCTTGGCCGAGACGCAGACACTTCTGGCTAAGAGCGACATCTTTGGCTTTATTGGCCATGGTGAACGTAACGGTACTGGTACGGCTTTGCGTGTCAACCCCGGCCTGCTCCTCAGGACGGAGGACTTCTCCCCACTGATTTTGCAGCGTCTTCAGATGGCAGTGTTGGCCGCCTGTGCTACTGGTTTAGGCGGAGAGAACGGCCTGCTCGACAACCGAAACCTGGTACACGCTTTTCTGGCCGGCGATGTCCCAAGCGTGATCGCGAGCAACTGGAACGTGGATTCCGTTGCGACAGCCAAGCTAATGAAGGCCTTCTACCTGCACTTCGCTCGGGGCGAATCTGCCGCTATGGCGCTGTTTGCTGCCCGGACCGAGATTCTTAAGGTTCGGACTCATCCCTATTTTTGGGCTGCTTTCAATCTCATTGGAAAAACAAGCTAGCCAAATTGGATTTTCTTGCAGGGAAAAGGTCGACAATTTCGTTCAATTCAACGGAGGATCTTAAATGAATAGACGTGACGTAGTGAAGGGTATAGCAACGTTGGCTCTCGCTGGTACTGCTGCTCCAGGGTTACCCCTTTGCAATCCTGGAGCAAGCTGTAGTCCAGCCAACAATTCCCTATTGGTCTGGCTGGAAGGGCCGTTCGCGGTGGTGTTCAACGGAAACCCGGTTACTGACGTTACGGCGTTTAGTCCGATTGAGGCAGAACACGATCTCGTAGTAATGCGTAAGACTTTGAGCAGCTACCCAAAAAGGCACCATTTCGATTTGGATGGGCCAGGGCTTAACACGCTCCCACCCGCTTGTATAAGTCCGGATTTCAAACCCTTTTCAAGCGACCACCTGGGCTTGCTCTGCGATCCTGAGATAGATTCTTTTGTCAGAATTTCACTGCCTTGCCCCAAGAATATTTGGACCAGCAAACTGCTATCCGGAACTCTAGGAAGTAACACTGTGTGTATCCCGCAAGATCACGTCTTGGAATACGAGATCAAAGACCCGGGACAGGCGACGGTACTTTGGGACGAAGAAGCTAAAAAGGTCTTGTTGCCGGACCAAAAGAATGTGTTCCACATTGAGGTGGGGTTGCCCAATCCGCCGCGCGATAAAACGGGCGAGCATGCTATGCACTTTCACAACTATTCCCTCCTTAAATGCTTTTCTTCCGCACAACCAACGCTCACTGCTATCGGCGGAAGCTGCACATGCGCACCAAATATACCGCCTGAGATTGACCAAAGACTCAATCACAGGTCATCGACTTTGGAATGCAAGACCGGAGGCCTAATCGGCGGAAACCCTTAAATAATTCCCAAAACACAAGTCTGAGAGTTTTCATTCTGCTTCGCTCCAGGAGAGGACTATGACCGTGTTGGCGGCACCGAAATTTCTTCATCTACGTCTTGAGGGCCCCTTTGCAGTAGTTATTCAACGCGGTAAGTCTTATAGAATCTGTGCATTCACCGCGCTTGATGCAACCCATCACTTTCTGATAAATGACCAGGAGATCAAATATAAAATTACCGACTCTTATCATTTCGATCT of Terriglobales bacterium contains these proteins:
- a CDS encoding CHAT domain-containing protein, which translates into the protein MYSEDFSEELGKEDEAVLGELKSSSAGWQKKLVSQIFTSSGTAPEKSAKRSSFWRWVLVPTAATVCAAVAFAVWYSQRETPEKVEKLLAQAYTEQRTIEMRFPGAAWAPVRVIRGEEDSRFSKPAPLLDAEGIIRHKQAADPNDAEWLRAKAEADILDRNPEPAIAGLNQALASRPASVPLMLDLSIAYVQQAQSSHDRQNYAKAIELLTKITRNDPGNREAIFNLALTYTRSEMWDQAAATWEAYLRLDPEGPWAQEAKQNLDLAKSKLKASLQGPPEASMDAGTFLRLSDAEVNFNSERYQDMALLHWLAPAMADPHNEEHRAISRLAGVMSHNHSDLWLQDFLGSPTTRDSSGARALSAAFTANTKGHYAEAIKQSHLAEELFHSQHDFPGELRARYESVYASQRFLHGKECLVRADPLETAVAATTYHWLQSQVALERAICLNFTSNLSAVSSELSSSLNTAKRFHFPILALRNIGISQGLEIQQGKYDAAWEAGLQGLGDYWTGPPSGQRVYQFYVGLALSAEHRELWSAAEVLLRHAINILTEEDSIQRGAALLELAKILIAEKQDSTAEDELIEANRLFDREPGEPTARSYLLAGKIGLAELQFKRGRPAEALSTLEPVQELLSETDGYFVSLRYYQLFGNISLQLKQLDRASEAYKSAVVIVEKSLGGIKNDSDRLQWMQAADDAYRGLVRVLIEERNQADSLRLWEWQESRPSQESTVSATHLVKDGRISWPRIWASAAGVSWHEGNAVRIIYAVFNDGIQIWTISSDKLTTAWVPTTRVQLEKMIQQFSQGCARPDSPLAEVQQQGQDLFSLLLQPVIDELPAGSVVAVELDRSLAGLPVEALRSPAGWYFAERYPVIYSPGVVREKHLRNPEPVNASRSFLLADASEGSGGSYLPGSELERETISRLFPRKKIIGSEAGLAETQTLLAKSDIFGFIGHGERNGTGTALRVNPGLLLRTEDFSPLILQRLQMAVLAACATGLGGENGLLDNRNLVHAFLAGDVPSVIASNWNVDSVATAKLMKAFYLHFARGESAAMALFAARTEILKVRTHPYFWAAFNLIGKTS
- a CDS encoding sigma-70 family RNA polymerase sigma factor codes for the protein MDLRKLPAQELLQLCLQSGDQATWLEFVRRFQPLITCVIIKSIRRWSNPAPALVDDLVQDTYLKLCANNFRALREFDCQHEHALFGFLKVVASNVVQDHFRSSYSQKRGSGKEEEELDQIQIVAPSSSSFSESADRNILIGEIKQCLETHAAEPNFTRDYAIFWLYYQQGLTAKAISKLPTIGLSVKGVESTLLRLTRLVKEKMNDRPGRTTASGRTPAASRSGISGA
- a CDS encoding TonB-dependent receptor, with translation MVFRYFVACLLIAFALTGVVSAQTQITTGVIQGTVLDQSGALVVGADVVANNLATKSDTTQQTDASGRFVFLALAPGHYSVTASKPGFSKVIQKDVELTVGQAISLKFTLKVSATGETVEVTDTPTIEVTKVESSTTLNDTTVSQTPILGRKFEDLLTLTPGVSVVQGPDGDEISFAGQRGIFNNVSLDGGDYNNGFFGEQVGGQRAAIDITLDAVQEFQVVASGASAEFGRTAGGVVNVITKSGTDDLHGSIFYFQRLQALTANTSDGKPLKDFRREQFGATIGGPIVKTKMFFFGAAEQILENLTRPNLSAAVGPTACPVAAPTITANAALISTNTECQRLALLNFFQSSRSQAEGLPIKHPVRNTAVLAKYDWTVNAANKLSVSYNFDRSKNRNQTFDVPTYGDSANGIEGPSKINSVNFNIFTTVSAKQVNEGHFGFSREDRPRSGVASNVPADTAMGFATTFRFGDPFFLEPKVDEVFKRFQMRDNFSILAGKHTIKFGGEWLHSNNAQVFRGFFTGRYIFDSVVGFLHYASPASTGPGFGPAAAECPDGTFVTGVGGACTSSPLLLYLQHAGTNGTTTDAAGASDIDNENYAVFLQDKWQILPNLTLDYGLRWEAQIFPDPVIAPGKTAYGVNLSDPRFPSTGKIPNATKMFQPRLGLAWDILNNGKSVIRANWGIYNAQQNMLTQVGAITTNGVQQQTLFSGDVPGGFVGATGFDTPGPTWPNPITPAALPPGTFPFQPGVTVFDRHYKNPRIYTANFGFSQELAPNWEGYLDLTWSKGVYLTRFVDPNTGSTVTTPLNGDTVTYSGAAPFPNLGSITDTQSTAHSLYRGMTVGVRKRFSRNFQMEANYVLSEDLDDDSNERDPFTFRYFNRFNFRKDYSFSDRDSRHKFNLYTFVKLPAGVNFSGRIQAHTAQPITDNPLGTGTGPACSSNNSITRVVNGIDCGRNHLRKDNGFFTFDWRADRPFHFGERYALIPMVEMFNSFNNKNNINPLVTPGLFNFDGFLRQGVGDPLQAQLALKFTF